A section of the Streptomyces sp. CG1 genome encodes:
- a CDS encoding DivIVA domain-containing protein: MVMFLFLVVALAVVVAAVTLAVVGGGGSAPLPEVAPERLQDPLPPDRPLDRADVESLRFPVAPRGYRMADVDDALGRLGAELAERDARIADLESALAGARAAAAHVRMAKPDHPEDQR, translated from the coding sequence CGCGCTGGCCGTCGTGGTCGCCGCGGTGACCCTCGCCGTGGTGGGCGGCGGCGGCAGCGCCCCGCTGCCCGAGGTGGCGCCGGAGCGGCTGCAGGACCCGCTGCCCCCGGACCGCCCGTTGGACCGGGCGGACGTGGAGAGCCTGCGCTTCCCGGTCGCCCCGCGCGGCTACCGCATGGCGGACGTCGACGACGCCCTGGGCCGGCTCGGCGCCGAACTGGCCGAGCGGGACGCCCGGATCGCCGACCTGGAGTCGGCGCTGGCCGGAGCCAGAGCCGCGGCGGCACACGTCCGCATGGCGAAGCCCGATCACCCCGAGGACCAGCGATGA
- a CDS encoding DNA-3-methyladenine glycosylase I gives MSDGAAVAGPDGALRCPWALSTEDYVSYHDEEWGRPVHGDDALFERISLEAFQSGLSWITILRRRPGFRSAFAGFRIEKIAAFSDEDRERLLADPGIIRNRAKIDATLANARVLADWAEGELDELIWSYAPDPATRPVPKTLADIPAVTPQSTALSRTLKKRGLRFVGPTTAYALMQACGLVNDHLETCVARTAGS, from the coding sequence ATGAGCGACGGAGCCGCCGTCGCGGGGCCCGACGGCGCCCTGCGCTGCCCCTGGGCCCTGTCGACCGAGGACTACGTGTCGTACCACGACGAGGAGTGGGGCCGCCCGGTCCACGGCGACGACGCCCTCTTCGAGCGGATCAGCCTGGAGGCCTTCCAGTCGGGCCTGTCCTGGATCACGATCCTGCGCCGCCGCCCGGGTTTCCGGTCGGCCTTCGCCGGCTTCCGCATCGAGAAGATCGCCGCGTTCTCCGACGAGGACCGTGAGCGGCTGCTGGCGGACCCGGGCATCATCCGCAACCGCGCCAAGATCGACGCCACGCTCGCCAACGCGCGCGTGCTCGCCGACTGGGCGGAGGGCGAGCTGGACGAGCTGATCTGGTCCTACGCACCCGACCCGGCCACCCGTCCGGTCCCGAAGACCCTCGCCGACATCCCGGCCGTGACCCCGCAGTCCACGGCCCTGTCCAGGACCCTGAAGAAGCGGGGCCTCAGATTCGTCGGCCCGACGACCGCGTACGCCCTGATGCAGGCGTGCGGCCTGGTCAACGACCACCTGGAGACGTGCGTGGCGAGAACCGCCGGCTCCTGA
- a CDS encoding enoyl-CoA hydratase/isomerase family protein, whose amino-acid sequence MADTVLYEVSDGLATITLNRPEAMNALNIATKVALREAAESAAGDTAVRAILLTAAGDRAFCVGQDLKEHIGLLAADRETGSGQTMSTVKEHYNPIVRALAGAPKPVLAAVNGVAAGAGFGFALAADYRLVADTAAFNTSFAGVALTADSGISWTLPRVIGPSRAADLLLFPRSISAQDALELGIANRVVPAAELRAEAEKTARALAEGPTVAYAALKEAVAYGLTHSLAETLEKEDELQARAGQSEDHAIAVQAFVNKEKPKYLGR is encoded by the coding sequence ATGGCCGACACCGTGCTCTACGAGGTGAGCGACGGACTCGCGACGATCACGCTGAACCGCCCCGAAGCGATGAACGCGCTGAACATCGCGACCAAGGTCGCCCTCCGCGAGGCGGCGGAATCCGCGGCCGGGGACACCGCCGTACGGGCGATCCTGCTGACGGCGGCCGGGGACCGGGCGTTCTGTGTGGGCCAGGACCTCAAGGAGCACATCGGGCTCCTCGCGGCGGACCGTGAGACCGGGTCCGGGCAGACCATGTCCACGGTCAAGGAGCACTACAACCCGATCGTGAGGGCGCTGGCCGGAGCGCCGAAGCCGGTGCTCGCGGCGGTGAACGGCGTCGCGGCCGGGGCCGGCTTCGGCTTCGCGCTCGCCGCGGACTACCGGCTGGTCGCCGACACGGCCGCGTTCAACACCTCCTTCGCGGGCGTGGCGCTGACCGCCGACTCCGGCATCTCCTGGACGCTGCCCCGGGTGATCGGCCCGAGCCGCGCGGCCGACCTGCTGCTCTTCCCGCGCAGCATCAGCGCCCAGGACGCGCTGGAGCTGGGCATCGCCAACCGGGTCGTACCCGCCGCCGAGCTGCGCGCCGAGGCCGAGAAGACGGCGCGGGCCCTGGCCGAGGGGCCGACGGTGGCGTACGCGGCGCTCAAGGAGGCGGTGGCCTACGGGCTCACGCACTCCCTCGCCGAGACCCTGGAGAAGGAGGACGAACTGCAGGCCCGGGCAGGCCAGTCCGAGGACCACGCGATCGCCGTGCAGGCGTTCGTGAACAAGGAGAAGCCGAAGTACCTGGGCCGCTGA
- a CDS encoding DUF3117 domain-containing protein, translating to MAAMKPRTGDGPLEVTKEGRGIVMRVPLEGGGRLVVELTPDEAAALADALKNVVV from the coding sequence ATGGCGGCCATGAAGCCGCGGACGGGTGATGGCCCGCTCGAGGTGACCAAGGAGGGGCGGGGCATCGTCATGCGCGTTCCGCTCGAAGGCGGCGGTCGACTCGTCGTCGAGCTGACCCCTGACGAGGCCGCGGCGCTCGCCGACGCCTTGAAGAACGTCGTCGTCTGA
- a CDS encoding O-methyltransferase — protein sequence MCGFPTATDTVTPRHSRGQERVITGNRQTSWAFADAFVAEDEALRWARDRAREAGLRSVSPGTGAALRLLAASVDAKAVAEIGTGCGVSGIHLLHGMRPDGVLTTVDPEPEHQQFARQAFRACGFASNRARFIPGRALDVLPRLADAGYDLVFCDGDRTEYLDYLAESLRLLRPGGLVVFEGVFANGRTIDSGPQPTEVLRLRELLRAVRESQELIPSLLPVGDGLLCAVKR from the coding sequence ATCTGCGGGTTCCCGACGGCAACGGATACAGTCACGCCCAGGCATTCACGGGGACAGGAGAGGGTCATTACCGGCAACCGGCAGACGAGCTGGGCGTTCGCCGACGCCTTTGTCGCCGAGGACGAAGCGCTGCGCTGGGCCCGTGACCGGGCCCGCGAGGCAGGGCTGCGCTCGGTGTCGCCCGGCACGGGCGCCGCGCTGCGACTGCTTGCCGCCTCCGTGGACGCGAAGGCCGTCGCGGAGATCGGCACCGGCTGCGGGGTGTCCGGAATCCATCTGCTGCACGGCATGCGCCCGGACGGGGTGCTGACCACGGTCGACCCGGAGCCGGAGCACCAGCAGTTCGCCCGGCAGGCCTTTCGCGCCTGCGGTTTCGCCAGCAACCGGGCCCGCTTCATCCCCGGCCGCGCCCTGGACGTCCTGCCCCGGCTGGCGGACGCCGGCTACGACCTCGTCTTCTGCGACGGGGACCGGACGGAATATCTGGACTATCTCGCTGAATCGTTGCGCCTGCTGCGCCCGGGCGGCCTGGTGGTCTTCGAGGGCGTCTTCGCGAACGGCCGTACGATCGACTCGGGGCCGCAGCCCACGGAGGTGCTGCGGCTGCGGGAACTTCTGCGCGCGGTGCGTGAGAGCCAGGAACTGATCCCGTCGCTGCTGCCGGTGGGCGACGGCCTGCTGTGCGCCGTCAAGCGCTGA